The Lacticaseibacillus pabuli region CTCGGCGTCCATCAGGTCAGCCGCTTCCTTGACGGTGCGGTCAGCGGTCAGGTAAACAGGGTCACCAATGACACCGTTCACGGCACGCTTGACCTTAGCCACTTCATCAACCTGGGCTTCGATGGACATGTTCTTGTGAATGACACCCAGACCGCCCTGACGTGCCATCGCAATGGCCATCTTGGATTCAGTCACGGTGTCCATCCCCGCACTGATAATTGGGACATTTAACTTGATGTTCTTGGCGAGCTGAACGGATAAGTTCACCTCATTAGGTAGTACGTGACTTTCTGCAGGTACTAACAATACATCATCAAAAGTAAAACCGCGGCGCGCAAATTTTGTGTCCCAATTACTCAAGATCAATCCCTCTTTCTTTGACTGTCACCAGTCGGCGCATCTGCCAACTCGTTTTTGTTTGTTAGACAGTCTACCACCGGCTCGCGCTGCCGGCAAGCCCCTATGTGCACAAGATTAGGGTTTACCTGCAAACATGGCGAGATAAAAAGAAGCACGCCGCAAGTGGCGTGCTTCTAAATCGTTATTTTTTGTGTTCTAATTGTTAATTTCAATCAGTTCAGGATGCGCAAAGTAGTAGCCCTGTAAGACATCTGGGTTGAACTCCCGAGCCATCCGCAAATCATCGGCTGTTTCAAAACCCTCGATGGCAAAGAGCTTGTGCTGCTTCGTCGCAAAGTCATGCCAGAACGTGACCTGTGCCCGGACCTCATTCTTGTCCGCCCCGCGGATGTTCTGCAAAGCAAATTTATACTCGCTCGTGTAATCGTTGAGTGCCATCGCCATCTTAGTTTGGTTAGCACCAGTTCCGACATCATCGAGCACGACGCGGATGCCGGCTTTTTTATAATCGCTTGCCGCACGGACCAGATCATCGTAATTGATGTCATTGTCGCGTTCTGTCAGCTCCACGTACAGGTTCATCGGATTGGCGTTGAACAACTTGGTAATGCCACGCCGAAAATCATCGCTAACAAACTGTGCCTGATCCAGGTTAAAGGAAATCAGCGGCAAATCAGCAGGCAATGCGGCGATGGTCTTAACCAAGAGCGATGCAATTTCCTCAGAACTAAACACACTGAAGTCTTTAGGGAGTTGCCACTTACCGTCCTTGTATTCTCGCAACAAAAACTCGTAACCGAGTAACTTGGCTGGGTCTGAATTTGAAAATTTCTTCTGACCAAAAAATCTAATCATAGCGAACCTCCACACAATGGCCATTAGAACAAAACAACCCATGCGCATCTATTATGCGCACGGGTCGTCCTGGCTACCTTAGCAGTCAGGTGAGCAGTTTTTGAATTCGTTTTCTCTACACCGGCATTGTAGCACGAACAGACTTATGTTTCTATCATTTATACGCTATATAACCCATTTTTATGCGATAACACAGGTTTTAAAACAAAAAAAGGGACTGCCCAATTTGGACAGTCCCTTTATTTATAGTTGACGCACTGTTATTTGCGAGCGCGTGGTGCGGTCTGGAACATGTTGCGCAGGTGAAATCTGCGCTTGAGGTAGAAGTGTGCACCATAGGAAAGTGCGGCAACAATCAGCTGTGCAATCGCAGGCATCTGACGTGTCACAATCGTATCCACGTTGTTGGTCAACCAAACGGAAACCAGGGAGACCAATAGGACAGAGGCGACACCAGCGATAATAATCAAGAACATGTTGGGCCGCTTTTTCTTGTCCATATCCAGCCATCTGTTGAAATAGGTAAAGACGACGGCTGCAAAGAAGGACATCAGAATCAGGGACACCAGGCCGCCTGATGCGTCCTGCTTGCTGTTCTTGGCAAAGAAACTCATGACCCCATAGATCAAGGAGAAAATTGCCAGGAAGGAGAAGCCCAGGTCAATCGTTTCAATCCAGAATGGCTGTTTGTCGCCCTGCTTCTTACCCGATGACTTCAAAATGTGGTCGGCGAGCAAACTAGGTGCACCGTATACCTGCGCGGCCGGCTTGCCTTCGTGCTGGTCTTTCAAAATCTTCGGCAGGAATTCCTCAAGAATCGCCTGCTCTTGGGCATCAGTGGCCCCTGCTTCCTTCACGAACTTACGCAGTTTGAACACGTAGTCCGAGTTTTTGTTGCTCAGTTCTGGCAAGAGGGCGTCGATGTTAACGGCGGGCGCCTGCTCCTGCGCTTCTTTATTCTGCTTCTTTTCTGCCATTGTTACCTCCAGAGTGCTCGCGTTACCGCTGCTCGTTAGACGTTGAACCGGAACTCGATAATGTCCCCATCCTGAACTTCGTATTCCTTACCTTCAGCACGGAGCCGGCCCGCCTCACGGACTGCTGCGGTGCTCCCATACTTATCAAGGTCGGCAAAGGACATTGTTTCAGCGCGAATGAACCCACGCTCGAAGTCGGAATGAATAATCCCGGCAACCTGTGGCGCCTTCATGCCGCGATGGAAAGTCCAGGCACGAGTTTCCTTACCACCGGCTGTGAAGAATGTGGCAAGGCCGAGCAGATGGTAACTTGCCTTAATCAGCTTATCCAAACCAGATTCGTCGACACCTTCAGCTTCAAGGAAGTCCGCCTTGTCCGCATCGTCGAGTTCGGAGATTTCCTCTTCGGCTTCGGCACAGAGGGCGATGACTTCAGCGCCTTCCTTAGCGGCTTCGGTTTTAACCTGCTGCACGTAAGGAACGGCATCAGGATCAGCCATAGCGTCTTCCGCAATGTTTGCCACGTAGAGCACTGGCTTGCTGGTCAGCAGGAACAGGCCCTTCACAATCTTCTGCTCGTCTTCGTTAAAGTCGATGCTGCGCACAGCATTACCTTCTTCAAGGACTGGCTTGATCTTGTCGAGGACAGCCTTTTCTGCCTTGGCTTCCTTATCGCCGGCGCGAGCGACCTTCATCACCCGGTCGTAGCGCTTGTTGACGGAATCAAGGTCCGCGATGGCCAACTCCATGTTGATGGTTTCCATGTCATCGATTGGGTCAATCTTGCCGGAAACATGGGTAATGTTGTCGTCATCAAAGGCACGAACGACGTGCACGATGGCGTCAACCTGACGAATGTTTTCCAGGAACTTGTTGCCCAGGCCTTCACCCTTACTTGCACCCTTAACAATCCCGGCAATATCCGTGAATTCGAAGGTGGTGTGGATGATCTTCTTAGCAGGAATGAGTTCGTCGATGCGGGCCAAGCGCTTGTCTGGCACCTCAACCATCCCGACGTTCGGGTCGATGGTCGCAAATGGGTAGTTCGCCATTTCGGCCCCGGCCTTCGTAATTGCGTTAAACAGCGTGGACTTACCAACGTTTGGTAAGCCGACAATCCCAGCGGTTAAAGACATGTTGTTAATCCTTCCTTATTCCCTAGTTATCTGCGTCAGCTTTTGGTGCGGCCTTGACCAGCACTTTTTTGAAGCGCTTGTCGAAGTCGCGCCGGCTCATCATGACGATGTGGCCACAACCGGTGCATTGTATCTTGATATCCGCGCCCATGCGGATGATTTCCCAACGATTGGTACCACAGGCATGGGGCTTCTTCATTTGTACAAGATCATGTAAATCGTACATAAACTTACCTCCCTCATCGCAAGGCATACCAACACAGTTTATCACGCATTGCCTAGTCGATGTTAACGTCTAGCAATGAAAGAATGCGATTTAGCTCTTCAGTGTCCGTAAAGTTAATTTCAATGTGACCCTTACCCTTTTGTGTTTGGGCGATGCTGACCTTGGTGCCAAAGTGATCGACCAACTGATTCTCGCTCGCCTTGAGGTATGGGGACTGCTTGTGTGCCGGCTTCTTGGCCGGTTTCTTGCCACCAGCATTGATGTCCGCGATGAGCTTTTCGAGCTGACGGACCGTCAAGCCTTCGTCCACGGTCCGTTTGGCCATGGGTAGAATCTTGCGCTTGTCCTTGAGACTCAGTAGCGTCCGCGCCTGGCCCATGGATAGCTTGCCCTCAGAGAGCAGTTGCTTGACCTGGTTGGGCAGCGACAAGAGGCGCAAGTAGTTGGCAATGTATGGCCGACTCTTGCCCAGGCGCTGGCTGACTTGTGCCTGCGTCAAGTTGAGTTTCTTGATCAGCATGTCGTACGCCTGGGCCTCTTCAATCGGCGTCAGGTTTTCGCGCTGCAAGTTTTCCAGCACGGCGACTTCCATCATGGCCTGCTCGTCAAACTCACGCACAATGGCGGGAATGGTCGTCTTACCGGCTAGCTTAGACGCGCGCGTCCGCCGTTCACCGGCAATCAGCTCGTAGCCGTTGACACTCTTACGCACAATAATCGGCTGGAAAACACCAGTTTCTTTAATGGAACGGGCCAGGTCCTCTAGGGCTGCGTCGTCAAACGTTTGCCGCGGCTGGTAAGGATTGGCGCGAATTTCAGTGATGGGCAAATCCTGAACGGTGTCATCACTGCGCACTTCGGTATCAATGTCACCGAAGATAGCGTCGATGCCACGTCCTAGTCCCTTTGCTTTCTTATTCACCATGGGCAGCCAGAACCTCCTTTGCTAGATCCTCGTAGACTTTGGCGGCACGCGAACGTGGGTCAAAGTCGACAATGGGTTCACCATACGATGGGGCCTCCGCCAGCCGTGTCAGGCGCGGAATGACCGTCTCGTAGACGTGCTCGCCAAAATGGCTCCGCACCTCAGAAATGACCTGCGTGCCCAAATTGGTCCGGGCATCGTACATCGTCAGCAGCACCCCTTCAATCGCTAAATCAGGATTGAAGTGCTTCTGCACGAGCTTTACCGTGTTCAGCAATTGGCCCAACCCTTCCAGGGCGTAAAACTCGCTCTGGACAGGAATCAGGATGGAATTGCTGGCGGTAAATGCGTTGATGGACAACTGACCCAATGAAGGCGGGCAGTCGATCAGGATGTAATCGTACTTGTCGAGCACTGGCGCTAGGCCCAGCTTCAAGCGCATCTCACGTGCCATCTGCGAGGTGAGCTCGATTTCCGCACCGGCCAACTGAATGGTGGCTGGGACGATATCGACACCCTTGTGGCTCGTGTGCAAGATGGCTTCGTCAATGGGTTCCTCATCGACGAGGACGTTGTAGATATCCTTTTTCACTTGCGGCTTTTCGATCCCAACGCCGCTGGTGGCATTGCCCTGTGCGTCATCGTCAACAATCAGGATTTTCTTGCCAGCGTTCGCTAAGCAAGCGGCCAGGTTCACGGTCGTTGTGGTTTTACCCACACCGCCCTTTTGGTTTGCAACTGCGATTACGTGTGCCAAAAGCT contains the following coding sequences:
- a CDS encoding DUF951 domain-containing protein, with protein sequence MYDLHDLVQMKKPHACGTNRWEIIRMGADIKIQCTGCGHIVMMSRRDFDKRFKKVLVKAAPKADADN
- a CDS encoding DUF1129 family protein, giving the protein MAEKKQNKEAQEQAPAVNIDALLPELSNKNSDYVFKLRKFVKEAGATDAQEQAILEEFLPKILKDQHEGKPAAQVYGAPSLLADHILKSSGKKQGDKQPFWIETIDLGFSFLAIFSLIYGVMSFFAKNSKQDASGGLVSLILMSFFAAVVFTYFNRWLDMDKKKRPNMFLIIIAGVASVLLVSLVSVWLTNNVDTIVTRQMPAIAQLIVAALSYGAHFYLKRRFHLRNMFQTAPRARK
- a CDS encoding ParA family protein, producing MAHVIAVANQKGGVGKTTTTVNLAACLANAGKKILIVDDDAQGNATSGVGIEKPQVKKDIYNVLVDEEPIDEAILHTSHKGVDIVPATIQLAGAEIELTSQMAREMRLKLGLAPVLDKYDYILIDCPPSLGQLSINAFTASNSILIPVQSEFYALEGLGQLLNTVKLVQKHFNPDLAIEGVLLTMYDARTNLGTQVISEVRSHFGEHVYETVIPRLTRLAEAPSYGEPIVDFDPRSRAAKVYEDLAKEVLAAHGE
- a CDS encoding EAL domain-containing protein, coding for MIRFFGQKKFSNSDPAKLLGYEFLLREYKDGKWQLPKDFSVFSSEEIASLLVKTIAALPADLPLISFNLDQAQFVSDDFRRGITKLFNANPMNLYVELTERDNDINYDDLVRAASDYKKAGIRVVLDDVGTGANQTKMAMALNDYTSEYKFALQNIRGADKNEVRAQVTFWHDFATKQHKLFAIEGFETADDLRMAREFNPDVLQGYYFAHPELIEINN
- the ychF gene encoding redox-regulated ATPase YchF; translation: MSLTAGIVGLPNVGKSTLFNAITKAGAEMANYPFATIDPNVGMVEVPDKRLARIDELIPAKKIIHTTFEFTDIAGIVKGASKGEGLGNKFLENIRQVDAIVHVVRAFDDDNITHVSGKIDPIDDMETINMELAIADLDSVNKRYDRVMKVARAGDKEAKAEKAVLDKIKPVLEEGNAVRSIDFNEDEQKIVKGLFLLTSKPVLYVANIAEDAMADPDAVPYVQQVKTEAAKEGAEVIALCAEAEEEISELDDADKADFLEAEGVDESGLDKLIKASYHLLGLATFFTAGGKETRAWTFHRGMKAPQVAGIIHSDFERGFIRAETMSFADLDKYGSTAAVREAGRLRAEGKEYEVQDGDIIEFRFNV
- a CDS encoding ParB/RepB/Spo0J family partition protein translates to MVNKKAKGLGRGIDAIFGDIDTEVRSDDTVQDLPITEIRANPYQPRQTFDDAALEDLARSIKETGVFQPIIVRKSVNGYELIAGERRTRASKLAGKTTIPAIVREFDEQAMMEVAVLENLQRENLTPIEEAQAYDMLIKKLNLTQAQVSQRLGKSRPYIANYLRLLSLPNQVKQLLSEGKLSMGQARTLLSLKDKRKILPMAKRTVDEGLTVRQLEKLIADINAGGKKPAKKPAHKQSPYLKASENQLVDHFGTKVSIAQTQKGKGHIEINFTDTEELNRILSLLDVNID